One window of the Bubalus bubalis isolate 160015118507 breed Murrah chromosome 8, NDDB_SH_1, whole genome shotgun sequence genome contains the following:
- the PDIA4 gene encoding protein disulfide-isomerase A4, which translates to MRPRKAWMLVLLLALAQLLVVASAGAPDEDSSDKEDTIEEDEEEDEDDDDDDDDLEVKEENGVLILNDANFDNFVADKDTVLLEFYAPWCGHCKQFAPEYEKIAATLKENDPPIPVAKIDATSESALASRFDVSGYPTIKILKKGQEVDYEGSRTQEEIVAKVKEVSQPNWTPPPEVTLVLTKDNFDEVVNDADIILVEFYAPWCGHCKKLAPEYEKAAKELSKSSPPIPLAKVDAIAETDLAKRFDVSSYPTLKIFRKGKAFNYNGPREKYGIVDYMMEQSGPPSKQILALKQVQEFLKDGDDVVIIGVFKSESDPAYQLYQDAANSLREDYKFHHTFSTEIAKFLKVSLGKLVVMQPEKFQSKYEPKSYVMDIKDSTEAAAIAEHVVKHTLPLVGHRKAADAKRYTRRPLVVIYYSVDFSFDYRAATQFWRNKVLEVAKDFPEYTFAVADEEDFATELKDLGLSESGEEVNAAILDEGGRRFAMEPDDFDADALRDFVTAFKKGKLKPVIKSQPVPKNNKGPVKVVVGKTFDSIVMDPKKDVLIEFYAPWCGHCKQLEPVYTSLGKKYKGHKNLVIAKMDATANDVTSDRYKVEGFPTIYFAPSGDKKNPIKFEDGNRDLEHLSKFIEEHATKLSRTKEEL; encoded by the exons ATTCTTCTGACAAAGAGGATACCAtcgaggaggacgaggaggaggacgAGGATGACGATGACGACGACGATGACTTGGAAGTTAAGGAGGAAAACGGCGTCTTGATCCTAAACGATGCGAACTTCGATAACTTTGTGGCCGACAAAGACACGGTGCTGCTGGAGTTCTACGCTCCGTG GTGTGGGCACTGCAAACAGTTTGCTCCAGAATACGAAAAAATCGCCGCCACCTTGAAGGAGAACGACCCTCCCATCCCTGTCGCCAAGATCGACGCGACCTCAGAGTCGGCGCTGGCCAGCAGGTTTGACGTGAGTGGCTACCCCACCATCAAGATCCTGAAGAAGGGCCAGGAGGTTGACTACGAGGGCTCCAGGACCCAGGAAG AAATTGTGGCCAAGGTCAAAGAGGTCTCCCAGCCGAACTGGACGCCTCCACCAGAAGTCACACTCGTGCTGACCAAGGACAACTTCGATGAAGTGGTGAATGATGCCGACATCATCCTGGTAGAGTTTTATGCTCCCTG GTGTGGACACTGCAAGAAACTGGCCCCCGAGTATGAAAAGGCCGCCAAAGAGCTGAGTAAGAGCTCTCCCCCGATCCCCCTGGCGAAGGTTGACGCCATAGCGGAGACAGATCTCGCCAAGAGGTTTGACGTCTCCAGCTACCCCACTCTGAAGATCTTCCGCAAGGGGAAGGCTTTCAATTACAACGGCCCACGGGAAAAATACG GGATCGTCGACTACATGATGGAGCAGTCCGGGCCGCCCTCCAAGCAGATCCTGGCCCTCAAGCAGGTCCAGGAGTTCCTGAAGGACGGGGACGACGTCGTCATCATCGGGGTCTTTAAGTCGGAGAGTGACCCTGCCTACCAGCTGTACCAGGATGCGG CTAACAGCCTGAGAGAGGATTACAAATTCCACCACACTTTCAGCACTGAAATAGCAAAGTTCTTGAAAGTCTCTCTGGGGAAGTTGGTTGTCATGCAGCCTGAGAAATTCCAGTCCAAATATGAGCCCAAGAGCTACGTGATGGACATCAAG GACTCCACGGAGGCCGCGGCCATCGCGGAGCACGTGGTGAAGCACACGCTGCCCCTGGTTGGCCACCGCAAGGCCGCGGACGCCAAGCGGTACACGCGGCGTCCCCTGGTGGTCATCTACTACAGCGTGGACTTCAGCTTTGACTACCGTGCAG CCACTCAGTTCTGGCGCAACAAGGTCCTGGAGGTGGCCAAGGACTTCCCCGAGTACACCTTCGCCGTGGCCGATGAGGAGGACTTCGCCACGGAGTTGAAGGACCTGGGGCTAAGCGAGAGCGGGGAGGAGGTGAACGCGGCCATCCTGGACGAGGGCGGCCGCAGGTTTGCCATGGAGCCCGACGACTTCGACGCCGACGCCCTGCGTGACTTCGTCACCGCCTTCAAGAAAG GAAAACTGAAGCCAGTCATCAAATCCCAGCCGGTGCCCAAGAACAACAAGGGGCCGGTCAAGGTCGTGGTGGGGAAGACCTTCGACTCCATCGTGATGGACCCTAAGAAGGACGTCCTCATCGAGTTCTACGCGCCCTGGTGCGGGCACTGCAAGCAGCTGGAGCCGGTGTACACCTCCCTGGGCAAGAAGTACAAGGGCCACAAGAACCTGGTCATCGCCAAGATGGACGCCACGGCCAACGACGTCACCAGTGACCGCTACAAAGTCGAGGGCTTCCCCACCATCTACTTCGCCCCCAGCGGGGACAAAAAGAACCCAATTAAATTTGAGGACGGAAACAGAGACCTGGAGCATTTGAGCAAGTTTATAGAAGAACATGCCACAAAACTGAGCAGAACCAAGGAAGAACTTTGA